The Parabacteroides sp. AD58 genome includes a window with the following:
- a CDS encoding ABC transporter permease, which translates to MIASMIRQMWNERKANVLILLELLVVFSCLLYAADYLYVKYKEYKQPLGFDISHVYKVWLGVVPETSADYDTTAVHTTNGMDDFFTIVDRLEKDSRVETVGYTSGNHFHYMYFNRFATFHGIKMQRYGFVRDVDPSYFRVFKVKTADGQSWEKLENALRNNQIVVTATVAERYFGKATEGRGKDIWITNQGDADSIVYHIGEVCEPQRYQEFSSYDYAYYRNLGGRDELKKYGIEILSGNINLFVRMKPSADKPELMQQFRKDMEQQLRLGNIYLSDVTPMSYYREEVLRSVLDNIRLYVVAVCFLLFNVLLGVVGTFWFRARQRIPEIGLRMAVGASRMVIFIQLIGEGLMLLAVVTLPAVLIYVNLGQLDVLTTTSMDLSMIDRLVHSFLIAFLTLAMMIVAGIVFPAKQAARLNPTEALKDE; encoded by the coding sequence ATGATCGCTTCAATGATTCGACAAATGTGGAACGAGCGGAAAGCCAATGTGCTGATTCTGCTGGAACTGCTGGTTGTCTTCAGTTGTCTGCTCTATGCGGCAGATTATCTGTATGTGAAATACAAGGAATACAAACAGCCTTTGGGATTTGACATTTCGCATGTGTATAAAGTCTGGTTGGGTGTTGTACCGGAAACGAGTGCGGATTATGATACAACCGCCGTGCACACGACGAATGGAATGGATGATTTCTTCACAATCGTAGACCGTTTGGAGAAGGATTCGCGTGTGGAAACTGTAGGTTATACTTCCGGTAATCATTTCCATTATATGTATTTCAATCGGTTCGCTACTTTTCATGGTATTAAAATGCAACGATATGGCTTTGTCCGGGATGTTGATCCGTCTTATTTTCGTGTGTTTAAGGTAAAGACTGCCGACGGACAATCGTGGGAAAAGCTGGAAAATGCACTTCGTAACAATCAGATTGTTGTGACTGCTACCGTAGCGGAGAGATATTTCGGTAAGGCAACAGAAGGACGGGGAAAAGATATCTGGATTACCAATCAGGGTGATGCAGATAGTATCGTCTATCACATTGGTGAGGTTTGCGAACCTCAGCGGTATCAGGAATTTTCCTCTTACGATTATGCTTATTACCGGAATCTCGGCGGACGGGATGAGTTGAAGAAATACGGGATTGAAATACTTTCAGGGAATATAAACTTGTTCGTGCGTATGAAACCTTCGGCAGACAAACCTGAGCTTATGCAGCAGTTCAGGAAAGATATGGAACAGCAACTGAGACTGGGAAACATATATCTGTCTGATGTCACTCCTATGAGTTATTATCGGGAAGAAGTGTTACGCTCTGTTTTGGACAATATCCGTTTATATGTGGTCGCTGTATGTTTCCTGTTGTTTAATGTCTTGCTGGGTGTTGTCGGAACATTCTGGTTCCGTGCTCGTCAGCGTATTCCGGAGATTGGTTTGCGCATGGCTGTCGGTGCTTCCAGAATGGTAATCTTTATCCAATTGATAGGAGAAGGTTTGATGCTGCTGGCTGTTGTCACCTTACCAGCTGTACTGATTTATGTCAATTTGGGTCAATTGGATGTGCTGACTACTACTTCGATGGATCTTTCCATGATAGATCGCCTTGTACATAGTTTTCTGATTGCTTTCCTGACATTGGCCATGATGATTGTAGCGGGTATCGTATTTCCGGCAAAACAGGCAGCCCGGTTAAATCCGACAGAAGCCTTGAAAGATGAATAA
- a CDS encoding ABC transporter permease — protein sequence MIKHLLTLIWNQRSGNVWIFLELLLVTAMLWVMADSLLVDAYTYRQPLGYDITNTYSVEFNKEFDSSSPDSLQDAESDSENFLRLLDNLRHCPEVEAVGLSAAAIPYTYSRRFRNGLISENDTAYNSQVWRWYVATPDYCRVFRMKTPDGKPLYDEIMRHPGNVVLPENVVEGLFGTSMAVGKKIKTDPESNPMEVAAVMQPMREREFDKAIGHYLTCLKTDQEVSDLITEQGVYYIQCLLRMKDGFKAEDMNAFLQAQGDRLQVGDLYVSTLKPISEYRADMLKPRLDNQKKKIAMVGFMLVNIFFGIVGTFWLRTQSRRAEIGLRAAVGASKAQLRRELFLEGLFLLALTLPFLLIFLVNMLYLDMPDTYRLAYTWWRFLITLSVSYLLMGGMIYLGIRIPANKITRMNPAETLHYE from the coding sequence ATGATAAAGCATCTTTTGACTTTGATTTGGAACCAACGAAGCGGGAATGTTTGGATCTTCCTGGAATTACTATTGGTAACGGCTATGTTGTGGGTGATGGCCGATTCTTTATTGGTTGATGCGTATACCTATCGGCAACCTTTGGGATATGACATCACGAATACGTATAGTGTTGAATTTAACAAGGAGTTCGACTCCTCATCACCTGATTCTTTACAAGACGCGGAAAGTGATTCCGAAAATTTTCTTCGTTTACTGGATAATCTACGACATTGTCCGGAAGTGGAGGCTGTTGGTTTATCGGCTGCAGCCATTCCTTATACCTACAGTCGTAGATTCAGAAATGGGTTGATATCGGAGAATGATACAGCCTATAATTCGCAAGTGTGGAGATGGTATGTCGCTACACCGGATTATTGTCGGGTATTTCGGATGAAAACGCCTGACGGGAAACCTTTATACGACGAAATTATGCGTCATCCGGGAAATGTAGTTCTTCCTGAGAATGTAGTGGAAGGATTGTTTGGTACATCCATGGCTGTTGGTAAGAAAATAAAGACAGATCCGGAATCTAACCCGATGGAAGTAGCTGCCGTGATGCAGCCAATGAGGGAGAGAGAATTTGATAAAGCCATTGGTCATTATTTGACTTGTCTAAAGACCGATCAGGAAGTGAGCGATCTGATCACTGAACAAGGTGTTTATTATATCCAATGTCTTCTTCGGATGAAAGACGGCTTCAAAGCAGAAGATATGAATGCATTCCTGCAAGCGCAAGGAGATCGGTTACAAGTTGGGGATTTGTATGTTTCCACCCTGAAACCCATCAGTGAATACCGGGCTGATATGTTGAAGCCTCGTTTGGACAATCAGAAGAAAAAGATTGCCATGGTCGGGTTCATGCTGGTGAATATCTTCTTTGGGATTGTCGGTACCTTCTGGTTACGCACGCAGTCACGGCGGGCAGAAATCGGGTTGCGGGCAGCTGTCGGTGCCTCAAAAGCACAGTTACGCCGGGAATTATTCCTCGAAGGGCTTTTCCTGTTGGCGCTGACTTTACCTTTCCTGCTGATCTTCTTGGTAAATATGTTGTATCTGGATATGCCCGATACGTATCGGCTGGCTTATACCTGGTGGCGCTTCCTGATTACCTTATCGGTTTCTTATCTGTTGATGGGCGGTATGATTTACCTGGGTATTCGCATTCCAGCCAATAAGATTACCCGAATGAATCCGGCAGAAACATTGCATTATGAATAG
- a CDS encoding ABC transporter permease, with the protein MPSINSYIKQSWRLLRQNRLAALLSILGTALAICMIMVFVILFIANTAAFKPESHRADTYYVTYVKTEGKADGRRIAMTGLGLPFIKECFYPLQSAEAVTAVVRDIWQKQILLSMDGRNTVTASILETDTAFWHVYNFDFVTGNPFSKATFESGLHEAVISEKVARSIFGTEQVVGKELKINFQVYRVCGVVKDVSRFADKAWADVWIPYTAGTHLFYNMEGIGGSFECYMLLKKGHNREDLRQELLKRIDNFNAGLSDVQANILHQPFSHLEKWMGGENSEVSVGKVFLRFGVIAFIILLVPALNISGIILAWTRKRIPEFALRQAYGATRQRIMSQVLLENLLVTLIGGLLGFILSYVALACMSDWLMITSLGQEQLSLQMVNGWVFIAVFILCLLLNLLSAVFPAWKATRQQISEALNS; encoded by the coding sequence ATGCCAAGCATAAACTCATATATCAAACAATCCTGGCGGTTGCTGCGGCAAAATCGGCTGGCGGCCTTGCTTTCCATCTTAGGAACGGCTTTGGCGATTTGTATGATCATGGTCTTTGTGATCTTGTTCATAGCCAATACAGCAGCCTTTAAGCCGGAAAGCCACCGTGCGGATACCTATTACGTCACGTATGTAAAGACGGAAGGAAAAGCTGACGGGCGACGCATCGCCATGACGGGCTTAGGTTTACCTTTTATCAAAGAATGCTTTTATCCGTTGCAATCAGCCGAAGCTGTCACGGCAGTGGTGCGTGACATCTGGCAGAAACAAATCTTGCTGTCGATGGATGGAAGGAATACAGTTACTGCCTCTATTCTGGAAACTGATACGGCTTTCTGGCATGTGTATAACTTTGACTTTGTTACAGGAAATCCTTTCTCGAAAGCTACTTTTGAGAGTGGGTTGCACGAGGCTGTTATCAGTGAAAAAGTGGCCCGTTCCATATTCGGCACCGAACAGGTAGTGGGAAAAGAGCTGAAGATTAACTTCCAAGTGTATCGGGTGTGTGGCGTGGTGAAAGATGTATCGCGCTTTGCCGACAAAGCCTGGGCAGATGTGTGGATTCCTTATACAGCCGGAACGCATCTGTTTTATAACATGGAAGGAATAGGAGGATCCTTCGAATGCTATATGCTCTTGAAGAAAGGACATAACCGGGAAGATTTGCGGCAGGAACTACTGAAGCGTATTGACAACTTTAATGCCGGTCTCTCGGATGTGCAGGCCAATATCCTGCATCAGCCTTTCTCTCATCTGGAAAAGTGGATGGGTGGAGAAAATTCGGAAGTATCGGTAGGAAAAGTGTTTCTGCGGTTTGGGGTGATCGCGTTTATCATCCTGTTGGTGCCGGCATTGAATATTTCCGGTATTATCCTGGCATGGACACGTAAACGGATTCCAGAGTTTGCCTTGCGACAAGCTTATGGAGCCACACGGCAGCGTATTATGTCGCAAGTTCTGCTGGAGAATCTGTTAGTGACATTGATTGGCGGCTTGTTGGGATTTATACTTTCGTATGTTGCTCTTGCCTGCATGAGCGACTGGCTGATGATTACCTCGTTGGGACAGGAACAGCTTTCGCTCCAGATGGTAAACGGCTGGGTATTTATTGCCGTTTTTATTCTTTGTCTATTGTTAAACCTGCTTTCGGCTGTATTCCCGGCCTGGAAAGCGACTCGGCAGCAAATCTCCGAGGCTTTAAACAGTTAA
- a CDS encoding ABC transporter ATP-binding protein, translating to MITLTNLEKVYRTKEIETVALENVNLTVDKGEFLSIMGPSGCGKSTLLNIMGLLDQPTRGTVEIAGVQTASMDDKQLAAFRNKTLGFVFQSFHLINSLNVLDNVELPLLYRPHVSAKERREAAIAVLEKVGLSHRMRHFPTQLSGGQCQRVAIARAIIGNPEIILADEPTGNLDSKMGAEVMEILHKLNQEDGRTIVMVTHNENQAKQTSRIVHFFDGRQIQ from the coding sequence ATGATCACATTAACAAATTTAGAGAAAGTATATCGGACAAAAGAGATTGAAACCGTAGCCTTGGAAAATGTAAATCTGACAGTAGATAAAGGTGAATTCCTGAGTATTATGGGACCATCCGGTTGTGGAAAGTCAACCCTGCTGAATATTATGGGATTGCTTGATCAGCCAACGCGCGGAACGGTAGAGATTGCCGGTGTACAAACCGCATCGATGGACGATAAGCAACTGGCGGCCTTCCGTAACAAGACACTGGGCTTTGTCTTCCAGTCTTTCCATCTGATCAATTCCCTCAATGTATTGGACAATGTAGAGCTGCCGCTTTTGTACCGGCCGCATGTATCAGCCAAAGAACGCCGGGAAGCAGCCATCGCCGTCTTGGAGAAAGTCGGTCTGTCACATCGTATGCGTCATTTCCCGACACAGCTTTCCGGAGGTCAGTGTCAGCGTGTCGCTATTGCCCGTGCCATTATCGGGAATCCGGAAATCATCCTGGCCGATGAGCCGACCGGTAACTTGGATTCCAAGATGGGAGCGGAAGTAATGGAAATCTTGCATAAGCTGAATCAGGAAGACGGGCGTACCATTGTCATGGTAACACACAATGAAAACCAGGCAAAGCAGACTTCACGCATTGTGCATTTCTTTGATGGACGTCAGATTCAATAA